CTTTATGCTGGCGAGAAAGTGATACATATCGATTAATCTCCTCGTTTGCTTTATCGCGGTTCCCCGCTTCTTTGTAGAGTTGAGCCAGCAGAAAATGCAGGCGTGGATTTTCCGGTCGCAGCGAGGATGCCGTGCGCATTTCTGAGAATGCCTGATTCTTATCGCCGGTCTGCTGATACACCCGGCTCAGGAATTCGTGAGTCTCCGCATCATCGGGTGCAAGCCGCTCTGACTGCTGCAGCTGTCTCAGAGCATTGCTGAGGTCATGCTGTCGAAAAAGAAATTCGCCATAATGCAGCGAAGGCAGAGAGGAAGGCTTGGCCTCCTGCAGGTTGAACTCGATCGCACGCTGGTAGTGGCGTGAAGCGTCGGTGAACTTTCCCTCGCCCTCCAGCGACCGGGCCAAACCGTCTTCCGCCAAGGCATTGTGCGGAGCGAGTTTCAGACATGCTTCAAAGGCTGCCACCGCGTCCGCTGCCCGGTCCTGGCTATATTGGACACCACCCAGGTATCGCCAGGTCCGCCAATCCGTGGGCTGAAGTTGCAACGAGGCACGCAGCCATTTTTCGGCTGATGCCAGGTCCTTCAATGCAACATAGTCCAACGCGATAAAACGAAGCTCGTCGGCATTCGGCTGGCGAAACTTTAGGATCGCCGAAAACATATCGAGCGAGCGGTCGAACTGATGATTCTGGTAGAGCGCAACTCCAAGCGTGGAATATAAATCGGCCGAGGGTCCCTTCTGCGCGATTTGCGCTTCGAGTTTCTGCACGGCGAGCGCGGCTCCTGCCTGCTCGGACGATGGCTGCGTTTGGATGGAAGCGGCCGCTGGCCGGGCTGCGGAACGATTCCCGCGAAGGCCAGGTTCAGGAAGAGTTGACTGTCCAGGAAGATTGGAAGGAAAACACAGCAGCAGGAGAAGAGCGGCGAGATATCGCCTCTCTACTCCTGCGCTGTGGGGAACAGGAGATGGGCTCTTTGCAGAGCGCATCTCCTTCAAGTGGGCTGGGATATCAGAACTCAAAGCGCACTCCCAACTGTCCAGTACGACGGCCGGAGACGCCTGTTACGTGCCCGAAAAGCGGACTGCTGATGCTCGTGTTCGGGCCGCCCCAGTGGTGACGATTGAAGACATTGAACACATCGAAGCGAAGTGATCCATGGATGCGGTGCTCTTGTTTTCCGAGGAAGCCGAACGATTTCATGATGCTCATGTCTTCGCCGGCATAACCCCAATTTGTGAGAGCCGTGTAGCGCGCCGGCTGATTGCCGAACGAGCCATATGGTGGATCGCTGAACATCGTAGGATTGAAGTAGAGTCCGCTTGGGTCCGAAAGGTTCGACAGGTTCAGCGTCTTGAACTTGCGTCCGGTACTCACGTTCGGATCACGGTTGGCGAAAACGCGGATCCACCCGGGATACGAGTTGCGCGACACGATTGCAGCGAACGGCGTCCCGGTGTTGTAGGAGAACTTCGAACCGATAGTGACTCCGCCGACGACGTAGTCGAGGGCGCGCGAGTTGGAAAGGAAGCGCTGTCCACGCCCGAACGGCAGATCATAGTTGAGGTAGCCCTTCAGCACGTGAGTCATGTTGTAGTCGAGTACGTCGTGCACACGCTGCGCGGCGTCATAGGGGTTCTGCGAATAAGCAGGCCCGGGACCGTCCTGGTAGGCTCCGCCGTCGCTCACGTTGCCTTCTGCTCGCGACAATGTGTAGTTGAAGTCGGTGGTAATGTTGTGCCAGTGGTTGGTTTCGATTTCAGCGATGAGGGCGCGGTAGTGGCTGCTTCCTCCGGGAGTCCCAACGAAGCGCGGTAATTGTCCCGCTGAGGCCAGTTGCGGAAACGGGTTGATGGCCTGATATGCATAGCCCGAGAATCCCGCATACGGATACGGCACGCCTGCGGCAGCAGCGCTGGCCGCGTCAGTGACCTTATCGTTTACGTGGCCACTCTGCAGCAGCGGTAGATAGGTGTTAAGCGTCGGGTAATCGAGGCCAACAAGGCTGGGGTCGTGCAGCCGTTTTCCTGCGTTCTCAATGTAGTTCACCGAGAACACGGCATTGTTTGAAATAGCATATTGGAAGCCGACATTCCAGTTCTGGGTATAGCCGAGCTTCAACTGATCCGGCGAAACATACACTGCGCCGCCGGAAACATCGGTGAGAGTGCTAGTACGCGGCTTATACACTGGCTGGCCGGGATAACCGCCATCCCAGTTGAAGGCAATAGCATTCTGGGAAGGGTTCAGGACGTTGTTGGTGGCGATATAGCCAACCGCGCCGCCGCTGCCCGACAGCGGAACGCCGGTGAATTCATTAATTCCGAGCGGCACATAGAAGAGTCCGTAGGCTGCACGAATCACCAGTTTCTTGTATGGCTGATACACGCCACCGATATGTGGTCCGAGTTGCAGATAGCTCTGGTTCTTCTCGAAGCTGGCGCTGCCGCTCTCAGCGAACTGGTAGGCGCCAGGAATGTTGCCCCAGTTCGGGTTATGCGCGGTAATGTCGAAGTTCATCCAATGGCCGTTCTTCTCATGAAAACGCCCGTTGAATTCATAACGGAGGCCCAGGTTGAGCGTTAAGTTAGGACGAAGACGCCAGTCGTCCTGCGCATAAAGCGAGAACAACTTGCGGCGGCCGTGGAGCAGGAACTCTGCCGAATTACTGGCGCTCTGTACGTTGCCCAGAAGAAAGTTGGCAAATGCGAAGCCGACGAACGGCTGCGCCTTCGGGTCGAGCGGCCCCATAGTCTGGTTGGAGAAGTTGTATGTCTGCTGGCCCCCAGTCGTGCGGCTATTGACGATCTTTGCAATGAAGTCGCCACCGAACTTGAAGGTGTGTAGTCCGTGCGTCCAAGTAACGGCATCGTTGAAGATCATGGCCGAGAAGACGTAGCCGTCCGCAAAGCGGGATCCGATAGACGGTTCTCCGTAACCAAGCGATTGATCCCTAAAATTGATGACCGGCATGTTCTTGATGCCGAGGGTCTGGCTGAAGCCGAGGGAAGCCGCATCGACGGAGTGGTCTGGCTGGTCGGCCGCCATATTTTCGTTGTAGGCTACCGATGCGAAGTTGAGAAGCGACGGGGAAAGCGTGGAGGTGAGTTGCACGCGAAGTGCACGGTTCACCTGCCGTTGCTTCTGCCCCTGACCTAGCGGACCGCCATCGGCGGAGCCCGTCTGCCAGGGGTTGGTTCCGTTAATCCGCGGCAACGACCACCAATTGTAGGACGATGTCAGTCGCTCGGTCTCCGTGATCTGGTGATCGAACTTCAGATCGAGGTGCTGGTTGGTGAGCGACGGAATGCCTGAGAATGCAGGATAGTTGTTGAGCAGGCTGCTGTTGGTTGGCTGGTAGTACTGCTTGTATATGTTGGCTACCTTCGCGGATATCTGGCTAATGTTCGCTGAAGGGATGACGTTCCCTGCGAAAGGCGAATAGCAGGTTGTACCGTTAATGACCCGGGCAGTGTATGGATCGAAGATCTGGCCCTTCACATAAGGCTGCCCCGTACAGGGATTGATGACTGACAGCGGCGTGCTCAGCAGGGCGGAGAAGTCGCCATTTAGGAAGGCCGTCGTGGGAACGGTGGTACCGTTCTGCTGGTAAACGAGCTGTGACTGAAAATAATTTTCCCAGTCTCCGAAGATGAAGGTATGGTTTTTCCAGATGGGGCCGCCTAAGCTATAGCCTTGGTCATGGAAGCGGTCCAATGGACGCTTGTATTTGTGCGCGCAGGTAGCGTCTCCGGGGGCGCACTTGGACAGGAAGTATTTATTGCTCCAGGTGTTGGCGTCCAAAGCCTCGTTTGCCAGGAACCCGTAGGCACTGCCATGAATGGTGTTGGTGCCCGACTTGAGTTCCATGATTAGGTCGCCTCCGCCGGTGCGGGCGGCTTCGGCGGTGATGCCACTGGTCTGCACCTCGAACTGCTTGACGGCTTCCATGCCGACCACCTGGACGAATCCTTCCAGGCCTGCGGAGGCGTCTGTGCCATCCACGATGACATTCTTGGTCATATCCTGCGAGCCGGCAATGTGACCTGCGTAGTTACCGCCGGTCGTTGTTGGAGCCAGCGAGTATGCAAACGACGTAATGTCGCGGCCCCCATTAACCGAGAGCGGCAGATTTACGAGGGCGTCTGCATCGACATTAAAATTAATGACAGAGCGCTCACTTTCCATGATCGGCAATGCATCAGAAACCACGACCGTCTCGGAGGCATTGCCGATCCCGAGTGTTTCATTCAACTCGGCAACCTGGCCAATGCGGAGCTCGACACCAGTCTGCTCGACAGTCTTGAAGCCGCTCTTCGAGAACCTCACCGAATACACGCCAATCGGCAGGTCGGAGATTCGGTATGTTCCGGTGTCATTGCTCACGCCATTGAAGGTGACCCCGGTGGCGACGTTTCTTGCGGTAACGCTCACCCCGGAAACTACGGCTCCGGTCAGGTCAGAGACGCTTCCCGTGATGCCACCGAGGTTGATCTGCGCCAGGGCTCCGCGGGTGAGGAGTATGACACTCAAAAGGAGCAAGAGGAGTCGTGACCATTTTGGGATCCTTGAACTGAATCTGGCTGAACGCTGGAAAATCGGTCGTCCCCCGGGTACGTTGATGCTGTGAGGTGTAGCTTCCAAAGCCATTTATGCTGCCCTCCTTTTTGGTGCATAGGAAACTGCGAGGTTGGTGTGCTTGCCAATAAAAGCTTTCATGCGATATTCATGAAAAGGGATGAACCGGATAAATCCCGGATAAATCCATGTAATTTCCTCATGGAGCTATTATTTTCAACGAGTTACGGGTGCCAACGGAGACGTGCTACACTTCAGCGCGGGCTGCAGAGTGAGATTTTTCACCGGGGTATGGTATCGTTCCCATTACGAGAGGTCGGTTTTAGATGGTGAGTGCGCGGGAGCTAACGGATCAGGGGCTTCTCGCGGACGCGCGCTGGCAACTCGTGGAGAGGATTGTCGCGACGGAGCCATTTCGACGTTCGGCCCGATATCGCGATCTGCTTCGTTATCTTGTCGAGCGCGCCATTACCAATCACCCGGAAGATCTGTCCGAGACGCATATTGGACAGGCTGTCTTTGGCAAGCGACCCGATTACAGTCCTACCGAAGACAGCACAGTTCGAGTTCATGTACGTCAGCTCCGGCTCAAACTCCACGAATACTTCGACGTAGCCGGCCGCGAAGAATCGATCCTGCTGGAGATTCCTAAGGGTGGGTTTGTACCTATCTTTAGGGAGGGAGTCCGGACGGTGGCTCCGTCCTTAGCCGACGCGCCGCCAGCGGAATCGCCAGCGACAGTTGCTGAGGTGAGGCCGAGGTCCCGCTTTATCATTCCAAGCCTGCTGGGTACGATCGCGCTCCTGCTCGCTGTGATCGCCTATCTGTCGTTTCTGCTTCAAACGTCCGCGCCACCCACGCACACGCCTTGGCCGCTCTCATTTTTTGTAAGTTCAGACGAGCCAACCGCCATTGTGACTGCCGATGTGAATTACGGGATGATGAATCTGATCCAGCAGAAGCATCGGACGCTACAGGAGTACCTGACGAAGGAGGCGGGAACGGCTACTTCATCAGGCCCGGACCAGAGTCTGCTCGGCTACATTGGCCTCTCGAGCCTGACTTCCTCCGCAGATGCGGTGATCGCTGCCGGGCTTTCGTCCCTGATGGCGGGGTCGCACCGCCAAGTATCGGTTCGCTCTGCCCGCGATCTGCGCCCGCGTGATCTTGATTTCGGTAATTTTATCTTTCTCGGTAGTCCCACTTCGAATCCCTGGGTTTCAGAGTATCTGGACCGGACAAACTTCGAAGAAGAGGAGGATACGAGCGGCGGATACATTTGGAAGAATAAGTCACCCAGGCCAGGGGAACAATCCTCATTTAAATGTTTGAAGCAGACAGGGACGTCTGGCGATGATTATGCCGACATCGCATTTCTTCCGGGCCGGACGGGGAAGGGGTACGTCCTCATCCTTCAGGGGTGCCAACAGGAAGGGACGGAAAGTACGCTGCTGTATCTGGGAGCTGAGAATCGCCGCCGCGACCTGCTCAAGGCGCTGGGCTTTTCGCGCCCACCGGACAAACCAGTGTTTTTTGAGGCACTGATCCGAACTCAAGTGATTGCGGGGGCTCCGAGCTCAACCACGGTCGTCGCCGCGCGCGTGGTGAATGCGCCTTGAGCGAACGGATGCAGAATAAATCTATGTTTCGGCTTGCTATAACCTTTTCCCCACAATAACTGAAAGAATCGGAATTCCGAGCGACCTTCCTGAACCCACCATAAATAACGCGCCATCGCGTACCCTCCCCGCATTTCTGCCATGCATGCTTCACAGAAGATAGCCTCGCATTCCGGGACCTTTGCGCTCTGGCACTGACTAAAGTTGTCGGCGGCCCCTGTCGACAACTATTAAAACATCGTGAAAATCCTTCAACTCTGTCCCCTTGCGCTATTTGTTTTGGGTGCTGTGGCGATTGCTCAAAACACCATGACCGTTTCGTCGACGTTCACAAAACCCGGACAACCCATCTCTAAGGTGTGCCAAGATCAGGTCGCCGTTTGGCGAACCATAGCCCCGCAGTTCCCCCATCCGAAGAAGTGGTCGTGGTTCATCCTATGTGACGACAATGCCTGGAAACTCTATCTGCAACATTCGGGCCAGGTGTTACCGGTGAGTACTATTTATAGCTCGACCGACATTGATGCCGGCACAACCTTTCTTCGGGGCACGACGCTGCTGCATCCTGATCTTCCCGAGGCTGCTCCCGACCACGTGATCGCCCATGAGCTTGCCCACATCATGCTTCACAGTCGAGACGAAGCCGTAGTTGAGGCACAGACTCGCAAGTGGCTGGAGCGGCAAAAACATGCTGTCGGCAGCCTGGTTCCTTTCAACCTGCCGAAACCGTCGGGTGCCAACTGAGGAAGCGGGACTTGTAGGGTTTGTGTGGCTCACGGCATCCCGGGATTGGCGAGACTTCGAAGGAGAGGGCAACTCGGTTTATAGTTGAGCCGCTCGATGATTTCTGGCCCACCGAGGCGGATTTCGCCAAATGGCCCGAGCCGGAAGACATTGGTGAAGTTGTTCTCTCTCTATCTATACAGTGAGATGCCAGAGTTATTCGCGGCGTGGCTGTATCTCTGTATACGGCAATCCACATCCTATAAGCGAGCGTGCACTATGCCAGACTTTAGATCAGGTTTTCCTTTAAAGGACCTTCTGGACGGGCGACCCGTTGCCGGTAAGGTCGAGGACAACGATGTACTCCTCGTGCGGCATGGAAGCGAGGTGTTTGCAGTTGGGGCATTCTGTACTCACTATCACGGCTCGTTAGCGGACGGGCTTGTGGTCGATGACACGCTCCGGTGCCCGTTGCACCATGCATGCTTCAGCTTGCGAACGGGGGAGGCACTTCGAGCTCCAGCGTTTGACAGCATTGATTGCTGGGCGACCGAGATTGTCCAAGACATGGTGTACGTGCGCCAAAAGATATCGCGGCCCGTGGAGGAGTTGAAAGCTCCTGCTGGCGCACCAAAATCCGTCGTCATCATCGGAGGCGGTGCAGCAGCCTTCTCTGCTGCAGAGATGCTTCGCCGGGAGGGATACCAGGGAGAGCTGACGATGCTCAGTTCTGATGATGTCGTGCCGTGTGACAGGCCAATCTCTCGAAAGACTATCTGGCTGGAACCGCGCCTCCCGAGTGGATTCCCTTGAAGCCTGCTGACTTCTATTCCTCTTTGAAGATCAACCTGATGCTAGGGACGCGTGTCACGGCCATTAAGCCGGAGATGAAAGAGGTCGTAAGCGAGTCCGGAAAATCATTCCAATATGATTCGCTTCTGTTGGCGACTGGAGCCGATCCAGTACATTTGCCGCTTTCCGGAGCATCCGATTCTCAGGTCTACTATCTACGGTCGTTTGACGACAGCAAGTTGATCGCGGAGAAGGCTTCGGCTGCTCGCATGGTTATCGTTATCGGCGCAAGTTTCATCGGCCTCGAAGTAGCGGCATAGTTACGTGCGCGGAACATTGAGGTGCATGTTGTTGCGCCGGAGGAGCAGCCTCTGGCGAAGGTTCTGGGAAGGGAAGTAGGCGAGTTCATTCGCACGTTGCATGAGTCTCATGGCGTCGTATTCCACCTGCAGCGAACTGTTGCCAGCGTGAATTCTACAGGCGCAGTTCTGAGCGATGGAACATCCATCGCCGCTGACTTTATCGTAGTTGGAGCTGGTGTCCGACCGTCCTTAACACTCGCGGAACTCGCTGGCCTGAATCTTGACCATGGTGTGTTAGTGGATCAATACCTGGAGACGAGTTGCCAGGGAATCTTCGCGGCTGGCGACATTGCCTGCTGGCCGGATCCGCATACCGGGCGCTCGATCAGGGTGGAGCATTGGGTTGTCGCAGAACGCCAGGGGCAGGTTGCTGCAAGAAACATGCTTGGCCAGAAAGTGCCCTTTGATGCTGTCCCGTTTTTTTGGAGTCAGCACTATGATGTCACGATAAATTACACGGGTCATGCTGAGCGGTGGGATAGCATCCACATCGACGGATCTCTTGCAGAGCGAAGCTGTGCGATCGAGTATCAGCTTGGCGGTAAGGTCCTTGCGGTTGCCACGATTGGCCGAGATCTAGCGTGCCTCGAAGCAGAACGCAAAATGGAGCAGAGCAACGGCTAGCGACAGAGTGGCACGGGGGAGGAGCCGCTGCTGCAGATTGCATATTGTTTTTTATTTTGATCCTGGCGTTCGTCCACCAGGCAAAGAAGTAGACGATCTACCCATACTAATGGGTTGCGAGAAGACGATCGGAACGACCTGAATCTTGTCGCAACCCAGGATCTATTTCTGGGTGGTGGCTCAGTTCCAGCCACCGCCCAGAGCGCTGTAGAGTTGGACGAGGGCCAAAGCCTCTCCCTGCTGTGCGTTCACCAGATTGAGTTGCGCGGAGAAGAGGTTGGAGTCGGTCGTAAGCACTTCAAGGTAGCTTGTCGATCCGCCCTGGTAGCGAATCCTTGCGAGACGGACTGCGTCCTGGGCAGCTTCCACAAGCTGCTGTTGCTGTTCGCGGGATGCGCGTTGCTTGTTGAGCGCAATCAACGAATTCGAGACATCGCGAAAGGCTCCGGCTATGGTCTTCTGGTAGTTCACGACCATCTCTTTCTTTGTTGCTTCGGAGAGTTTGAGCTGTCCGCGAAGCTTGCCGCCTTCGAAGAGGGGTTGCGCGATCGATCCGATGCCATAGATAAGCTTGCCGGATGGGTCGAACAGATTCGAGAACTCGTCACCGCCGAAGCCAGCCGATCCGCTGATGGAGAGCTGAGGGAAGAACTGGGCCCTGGCAACGCCGATTCTCGCATTTGCAGAGATGAGCGTCTGTTCGGCCTCCTGAATATCAGGCCGCCGTTCCAATAGCTGCGAAGGCAGGCCCACGGGCAGATTCTGTGGCGGTGGCGTGAAGGTGTAGTCCATGTTGCGCTTCACTGGCCCGGGGTTGCCACCTAACAAAAGATTGATGGCGTTTTCCTGCTGCTGAATCTGCTGCTCCAGTTGCGGAATCTCGGACGATGCAGTGTAAAGAAGCTGTTCCGCCTGCCGCACATCGGAGAGGGGTGCCGACCCTCCGCTTTCGAGGGTCTTGGTCAGCTTGACCGAATCCTGCCGGACGGCCAGCGTTTGCCGCGTGATCTGCAGTTCCTGGTCGAGAGCACGAAGCTGGAGATAGGCAGTTGCCACATTTTGCACCAGTGTCATGCGTACTGCTCGCTGCGCCCAGACCTGGCCGAGCAACTGGGCTCGTGCTGCTTCGTTCTGCCTGCGATACAAACCCCAGAAGTCGGGTGTCCATGAGCCGGAAAGACTGAAGCTTCCACTGGCGATGGGGCTGGAGATCTGCTTGCTTAGGGACGAAGGCAGGTCGGCTCCAATTCCGCTGCCTCCGGCCGAGATCTGCGGAAACGACTGGGAGCGAGTGATCTGAACCTGTGCTTCCTGTTCGAGCACACGATCTGCAGCCATGCGTACATCGTAGTTATTCTCCAGCGCCGTGCGAATCAGTGCCTGGAGTTCCGGGTCTTTGAAGACTTCGGACCAGCGCTCGTCACCGAGCGCGTTCTGCGCCTCGCTCTTGACCGCGGCATCGTCGGGCTCGCGAAAGGAGGGGGGCGTCGGGTAATTTGGCCTTGAGTACTTTGGCCCGACGGTGCAGCCGACAAGCGATGCGACCAGGGCCAAGGTGGACAGGGCCAGCGTGTTGCTGCGTTTGAGTCTCTTCAGTGAATTTCTCATGCCTGGTCTCCTTCGGTCAGCGATTGCGCGGTTGCTGGAGCCGCGCTCTGGTTCGAAGGTTGATCTTCGTCCTTTTCAGCGTGCTTCGCGGGATGCTTTGAGTCCATCGTTGTTGACTTGCCATCGCCGACGAAACGATGCGAGATGTATTCGACAACAGCGAAGGTTACAGGGATCATCAGGATGCCGATCAGCGTGGAGAGAGTCATTCCACCGATCACCACCGTGCCGAGGATGCGTCGTGAAACAGCGCCGGAACCAGTGGCTGTCCAGAGTGGCAGACAACCAAAAACAAATGCCAGGGCCGTCATGATGATGGGGCGGAACCTCAGCCGGGCAGCGTTCAAGGCAGCTTCCGCGATGCTTTGACCGCTCTCGTAATTGGCCTTGGCGAACTCGACGATCAGGATCGCATTCTTCGCGGATAACCCAATCAGCATGATCAGACCAATCGTCGCGAAGACGTCGTTTTCATAGGCGCGCATATGAAGCGCAAGATATGCGCCG
This Acidisarcina sp. DNA region includes the following protein-coding sequences:
- a CDS encoding oxidoreductase C-terminal domain-containing protein encodes the protein MLGQKVPFDAVPFFWSQHYDVTINYTGHAERWDSIHIDGSLAERSCAIEYQLGGKVLAVATIGRDLACLEAERKMEQSNG
- a CDS encoding efflux transporter outer membrane subunit; translation: MRNSLKRLKRSNTLALSTLALVASLVGCTVGPKYSRPNYPTPPSFREPDDAAVKSEAQNALGDERWSEVFKDPELQALIRTALENNYDVRMAADRVLEQEAQVQITRSQSFPQISAGGSGIGADLPSSLSKQISSPIASGSFSLSGSWTPDFWGLYRRQNEAARAQLLGQVWAQRAVRMTLVQNVATAYLQLRALDQELQITRQTLAVRQDSVKLTKTLESGGSAPLSDVRQAEQLLYTASSEIPQLEQQIQQQENAINLLLGGNPGPVKRNMDYTFTPPPQNLPVGLPSQLLERRPDIQEAEQTLISANARIGVARAQFFPQLSISGSAGFGGDEFSNLFDPSGKLIYGIGSIAQPLFEGGKLRGQLKLSEATKKEMVVNYQKTIAGAFRDVSNSLIALNKQRASREQQQQLVEAAQDAVRLARIRYQGGSTSYLEVLTTDSNLFSAQLNLVNAQQGEALALVQLYSALGGGWN
- a CDS encoding ImmA/IrrE family metallo-endopeptidase, with amino-acid sequence MSTIYSSTDIDAGTTFLRGTTLLHPDLPEAAPDHVIAHELAHIMLHSRDEAVVEAQTRKWLERQKHAVGSLVPFNLPKPSGAN
- a CDS encoding tetratricopeptide repeat protein; the protein is MQKLEAQIAQKGPSADLYSTLGVALYQNHQFDRSLDMFSAILKFRQPNADELRFIALDYVALKDLASAEKWLRASLQLQPTDWRTWRYLGGVQYSQDRAADAVAAFEACLKLAPHNALAEDGLARSLEGEGKFTDASRHYQRAIEFNLQEAKPSSLPSLHYGEFLFRQHDLSNALRQLQQSERLAPDDAETHEFLSRVYQQTGDKNQAFSEMRTASSLRPENPRLHFLLAQLYKEAGNRDKANEEINRYVSLSRQHKDDWDR
- a CDS encoding TonB-dependent receptor, with the translated sequence MSVILLTRGALAQINLGGITGSVSDLTGAVVSGVSVTARNVATGVTFNGVSNDTGTYRISDLPIGVYSVRFSKSGFKTVEQTGVELRIGQVAELNETLGIGNASETVVVSDALPIMESERSVINFNVDADALVNLPLSVNGGRDITSFAYSLAPTTTGGNYAGHIAGSQDMTKNVIVDGTDASAGLEGFVQVVGMEAVKQFEVQTSGITAEAARTGGGDLIMELKSGTNTIHGSAYGFLANEALDANTWSNKYFLSKCAPGDATCAHKYKRPLDRFHDQGYSLGGPIWKNHTFIFGDWENYFQSQLVYQQNGTTVPTTAFLNGDFSALLSTPLSVINPCTGQPYVKGQIFDPYTARVINGTTCYSPFAGNVIPSANISQISAKVANIYKQYYQPTNSSLLNNYPAFSGIPSLTNQHLDLKFDHQITETERLTSSYNWWSLPRINGTNPWQTGSADGGPLGQGQKQRQVNRALRVQLTSTLSPSLLNFASVAYNENMAADQPDHSVDAASLGFSQTLGIKNMPVINFRDQSLGYGEPSIGSRFADGYVFSAMIFNDAVTWTHGLHTFKFGGDFIAKIVNSRTTGGQQTYNFSNQTMGPLDPKAQPFVGFAFANFLLGNVQSASNSAEFLLHGRRKLFSLYAQDDWRLRPNLTLNLGLRYEFNGRFHEKNGHWMNFDITAHNPNWGNIPGAYQFAESGSASFEKNQSYLQLGPHIGGVYQPYKKLVIRAAYGLFYVPLGINEFTGVPLSGSGGAVGYIATNNVLNPSQNAIAFNWDGGYPGQPVYKPRTSTLTDVSGGAVYVSPDQLKLGYTQNWNVGFQYAISNNAVFSVNYIENAGKRLHDPSLVGLDYPTLNTYLPLLQSGHVNDKVTDAASAAAAGVPYPYAGFSGYAYQAINPFPQLASAGQLPRFVGTPGGSSHYRALIAEIETNHWHNITTDFNYTLSRAEGNVSDGGAYQDGPGPAYSQNPYDAAQRVHDVLDYNMTHVLKGYLNYDLPFGRGQRFLSNSRALDYVVGGVTIGSKFSYNTGTPFAAIVSRNSYPGWIRVFANRDPNVSTGRKFKTLNLSNLSDPSGLYFNPTMFSDPPYGSFGNQPARYTALTNWGYAGEDMSIMKSFGFLGKQEHRIHGSLRFDVFNVFNRHHWGGPNTSISSPLFGHVTGVSGRRTGQLGVRFEF